A window from Herbaspirillum sp. meg3 encodes these proteins:
- a CDS encoding NAD kinase: MWPIKLPVQAATPKTIAIVGKFHAVGIAQSLSDIAAFLEAHGHTIVFEAETAQNVALEGYDAMSPEQIGQFADAAIVVGGDGTMLGIARQLAPFNVPLIGINQGRLGFMTDISLDRMIPVLADMLDGKVDVETRSLLEATVYRDGEQIFNALAFNDVVVARGASSGMVELTVEVDGRFMYNQRSDGLIVATPTGSTAYALSAGGPILHPSLHGIVLVPIAPHALSNRPIVIPDSCEISIRVVNGRDISANFDMQSLTSLTHGDLIVIKRSAHKITFLHPEGWSYYDTLRQKLHWNEYPSVEGRLQ; this comes from the coding sequence ATGTGGCCCATCAAATTACCCGTGCAGGCGGCAACGCCCAAAACCATCGCGATCGTCGGCAAATTTCATGCCGTCGGCATCGCGCAGTCCTTGTCCGATATTGCAGCGTTTCTGGAGGCGCACGGTCACACGATCGTGTTTGAAGCCGAGACCGCGCAAAACGTCGCATTGGAAGGCTACGACGCCATGTCGCCGGAGCAGATCGGCCAGTTCGCCGATGCTGCCATCGTGGTCGGCGGCGACGGTACGATGCTTGGCATCGCCCGCCAGCTCGCACCTTTTAATGTACCGCTGATCGGCATCAACCAGGGCCGGTTGGGCTTCATGACGGATATTTCCCTAGACCGCATGATACCGGTATTGGCCGACATGCTGGATGGAAAAGTCGACGTCGAGACCCGTTCCCTGCTGGAAGCAACGGTATATCGCGACGGCGAACAGATTTTCAATGCGCTGGCGTTCAATGACGTGGTGGTGGCGCGGGGCGCCTCGTCCGGCATGGTCGAACTGACCGTCGAAGTCGATGGCCGCTTCATGTACAACCAGCGCTCCGACGGCCTGATCGTGGCCACGCCAACCGGCTCGACCGCCTACGCCTTGTCTGCCGGCGGCCCGATTCTGCATCCGAGTTTGCACGGCATCGTACTGGTACCCATTGCGCCGCATGCCCTGTCGAACCGTCCGATTGTGATCCCCGACTCGTGCGAAATCTCGATCCGCGTCGTCAATGGCCGCGACATCAGCGCCAATTTCGACATGCAATCGCTGACCAGTCTGACCCATGGCGACCTGATTGTGATCAAGCGTTCGGCGCACAAGATCACCTTCCTGCATCCGGAAGGCTGGAGCTACTACGACACCCTGCGGCAAAAATTGCATTGGAACGAATACCCCTCGGTAGAAGGCCGTTTACAATAA
- a CDS encoding HAD family hydrolase, giving the protein MNKTNIQAVLFDLDDTLWAIEPVLHLAENQLYDWMRQHAPGVVQRETIESLRARRMLLAKSDPKYKINLWALRHAALTTVLAEHGEDPALADPAMEIFTTGRNAVTPFDDVVPGLVQLKSRVRLGTVSNGFADLGRIGLAEHFEISIAAHQFGTAKPDPTIFHAACTALDVSPEQAIYVGDDLTLDVLGAQQAGLRAVWMNRFKRELPDHVRPDAVCTNLTELANWLAA; this is encoded by the coding sequence ATGAACAAAACCAACATACAGGCCGTCTTGTTCGACCTCGACGATACCCTGTGGGCTATTGAGCCGGTGCTGCATCTCGCAGAAAACCAGCTGTACGACTGGATGCGCCAACATGCTCCAGGCGTAGTCCAACGGGAAACAATAGAAAGCCTGCGCGCACGCCGCATGCTGCTGGCAAAAAGCGATCCGAAGTACAAGATCAACCTGTGGGCGCTGCGCCATGCGGCATTGACTACCGTACTGGCCGAACATGGCGAAGACCCGGCGCTCGCCGATCCGGCCATGGAAATCTTCACGACCGGCCGCAATGCCGTCACGCCCTTCGACGATGTGGTTCCGGGCCTGGTCCAGCTAAAATCGCGTGTCAGGCTCGGCACCGTCTCCAACGGTTTTGCCGACCTTGGCCGCATCGGACTGGCGGAGCATTTCGAGATTTCCATTGCTGCGCACCAATTCGGCACGGCCAAACCCGATCCGACCATCTTCCATGCCGCCTGCACGGCGCTGGACGTTTCACCTGAACAGGCCATCTATGTCGGCGACGACCTGACGCTGGACGTGCTGGGCGCTCAGCAAGCCGGCTTGCGCGCCGTCTGGATGAATCGTTTCAAACGCGAGCTGCCCGACCATGTGCGCCCAGATGCGGTCTGTACCAACCTGACCGAACTGGCAAACTGGCTGGCAGCCTGA